A window from Candidatus Hydrogenedentota bacterium encodes these proteins:
- a CDS encoding glycoside hydrolase has product MRGQRALVTWSDDHGQSWCEPIDPFTPPEIEGRPGLFRAAGLGVMDDETVVASIYWVDHSEPDLPFFNEETEGLLDSRVFLSASHDAGMTWSRPKLVDTSPFQMPTPITGPPLRLGSGEWAIQFELNKHYYDEEPWRHASVLMYSRDSGRTWPRYSLVSQDPSNRVFYWDQRPSVLPDGRILDVFWTFDRETASYLAIHASESLDNGVTWSSSWDTGVPGQPAPVFALADGSLAMPYVDRTSAPRISVRRSVDGGRSWPAAEELVLYDAGLASQTWTKSTMQDAWAEMAQFSLGLPATAQRIGGGALIVYYAGTTTDETSIRWALVE; this is encoded by the coding sequence ATGCGCGGACAACGGGCACTGGTAACGTGGTCGGATGATCACGGCCAATCGTGGTGCGAGCCCATTGATCCGTTCACGCCACCGGAAATCGAGGGGAGGCCGGGGTTGTTTCGTGCCGCGGGGCTGGGCGTGATGGACGACGAGACCGTTGTTGCGTCGATATACTGGGTCGATCATTCCGAACCCGACCTGCCGTTTTTCAACGAAGAGACCGAAGGGCTTTTGGACAGCCGTGTCTTTCTTTCCGCGTCGCACGATGCGGGAATGACGTGGTCGAGGCCGAAGCTCGTGGACACGTCGCCGTTCCAGATGCCGACGCCGATCACGGGTCCCCCACTGCGGCTTGGGTCCGGCGAATGGGCAATCCAATTCGAGCTGAACAAGCATTACTACGACGAGGAACCGTGGCGGCATGCGTCGGTGTTGATGTACTCGCGGGATTCGGGCCGCACATGGCCCCGCTATTCGTTGGTATCGCAGGACCCCTCCAATCGAGTCTTCTATTGGGACCAGCGTCCATCGGTGTTGCCGGATGGGCGGATATTGGACGTGTTCTGGACCTTTGACCGCGAGACGGCATCGTATCTCGCCATCCACGCGTCGGAATCGCTGGACAACGGAGTGACTTGGTCGTCTTCGTGGGACACGGGGGTGCCGGGCCAGCCCGCGCCGGTCTTTGCGCTGGCGGATGGTTCGCTGGCGATGCCGTACGTTGATCGCACAAGTGCGCCCCGAATCAGCGTTCGCCGGAGTGTGGACGGAGGCCGTTCGTGGCCCGCTGCCGAGGAGCTAGTGCTGTACGACGCCGGCCTTGCGTCGCAGACGTGGACCAAGTCCACGATGCAGGATGCGTGGGCGGAGATGGCGCAATTCTCGTTAGGACTTCCCGCGACGGCACAGCGGATTGGCGGCGGGGCGCTTATAGTCTATTACGCGGGGACGACGACGGACGAGACCTCAATTCGCTGGGCGCTGGTCGAGTAG
- a CDS encoding site-2 protease family protein has translation MSNDEIVFKILWFVCLLFSLSVHEAAHAAIASRCGDPTGRLLGRVTLNPIPHIDPIGTLVMPLIMIFTNVPFLFGWAKPVPFNPRNLRHPQRDPVLIAIAGPLSNLLLALLTIFILRIAFLFFGVEAVYDSLFFKLADTMMILNFILLLFNLIPVPPLDGGHVLYYFLPESGQRFLDQIGPFGILFAIFVGSRFIEKPLTLLAQMADRLLFLGIPIQ, from the coding sequence GTGTCTAATGATGAGATTGTCTTCAAGATTCTGTGGTTCGTTTGCCTCCTGTTTTCTCTTTCGGTGCACGAAGCCGCGCACGCCGCCATCGCCAGCCGTTGCGGCGACCCTACCGGACGCCTCCTTGGGAGAGTCACGCTCAATCCCATTCCCCATATCGATCCCATCGGCACACTGGTGATGCCCCTCATCATGATATTCACCAACGTCCCGTTTCTCTTCGGCTGGGCCAAGCCCGTTCCGTTCAACCCCCGGAATCTGCGCCATCCCCAGCGCGACCCCGTTCTGATAGCCATCGCCGGGCCTCTCTCCAACCTGTTGCTGGCGCTACTGACGATCTTTATCCTCCGAATCGCGTTTCTCTTCTTCGGTGTCGAAGCCGTGTACGACTCGCTGTTCTTTAAGCTGGCCGATACCATGATGATACTCAACTTCATCTTGCTGCTATTCAATTTGATTCCTGTCCCGCCCCTGGACGGTGGACACGTGCTCTATTATTTCCTACCGGAAAGTGGACAGCGGTTTCTCGATCAAATTGGTCCCTTCGGAATTCTCTTCGCAATCTTCGTGGGCAGCCGTTTCATAGAAAAGCCCTTGACACTTCTCGCGCAAATGGCGGACAGGCTATTGTTCCTCGGCATACCCATCCAGTAA